One Thermoanaerobacter pseudethanolicus ATCC 33223 DNA window includes the following coding sequences:
- a CDS encoding VIT1/CCC1 transporter family protein gives MNPIDQAISFYKEEVEAADLYTYLAKIEKNPQTKSNFEALAKMEHAHAKFWHQFLKDRNIEILEEKFHKFKLFTYKILRTLVGSKLFVTILEMNEITSTESYYRYFNEASLTEEEKLILSKIIEDELEHEKMFSRQKDKFNIENIRDFILGMNDGLVEILGTVTGLSAIYPKSPITVGTAGLVVGVAGALSMAIGAYTSVRSQRQVNEGIKRKMELLFKVSKDRAKEEFLNKLSESGIPEDVGTEIVEKLSNNEDAMTNLLTEEISENEIKSALYTGIAYLVGLLFPVLPYFIITSSSLVALLFSVIFAAIALSIVGVVVSVASESLSVKGKVLEMVVTGLGAAALSYLFGTLVQYVFGIQA, from the coding sequence ATGAATCCTATAGACCAAGCTATTAGTTTTTACAAAGAAGAAGTTGAAGCTGCTGACCTTTACACATACCTTGCGAAAATAGAAAAAAATCCACAAACTAAAAGTAATTTTGAAGCACTTGCAAAAATGGAGCATGCTCATGCAAAATTTTGGCATCAATTTTTAAAAGACAGAAATATAGAAATTCTAGAAGAAAAATTTCACAAATTTAAGCTTTTTACTTATAAAATATTGAGAACCTTAGTTGGAAGCAAATTATTCGTCACAATACTTGAGATGAATGAAATAACAAGTACCGAATCCTATTACCGCTATTTTAACGAAGCTTCTCTTACAGAAGAAGAAAAATTAATTCTCTCAAAAATCATAGAAGATGAGCTTGAACATGAAAAAATGTTTAGCAGACAAAAAGATAAATTCAACATAGAAAACATAAGAGATTTCATACTTGGAATGAACGATGGCCTTGTGGAAATCTTAGGAACTGTAACAGGACTTTCAGCTATTTATCCAAAAAGCCCCATCACCGTTGGAACCGCAGGTTTAGTAGTAGGAGTAGCTGGTGCTCTTTCTATGGCAATAGGTGCATACACCTCTGTACGGTCTCAAAGACAAGTAAATGAAGGAATAAAAAGGAAAATGGAGCTTTTATTTAAAGTCTCAAAAGACAGGGCAAAAGAAGAATTTTTAAATAAACTGTCGGAATCTGGTATACCCGAAGATGTCGGAACAGAAATCGTAGAAAAACTCAGTAACAATGAAGATGCCATGACAAACCTCTTAACTGAAGAAATTTCTGAAAACGAAATAAAATCTGCTCTATATACCGGCATTGCATACCTTGTAGGACTCCTATTCCCTGTTTTACCTTATTTTATAATCACCTCATCGTCTTTAGTAGCACTTTTATTTTCAGTGATTTTTGCAGCAATAGCACTTTCTATAGTAGGAGTTGTAGTATCTGTCGCTTCAGAAAGTCTGTCTGTCAAAGGAAAGGTCTTAGAAATGGTAGTAACAGGTCTTGGCGCAGCAGCTTTATCATATCTTTTCGGCACTTTGGTACAATATGTATTTGGCATACAAGCATAA
- a CDS encoding M42 family metallopeptidase, producing MSLNIELIKKLTQTYGPSGNEDKVLEIIKAEVKDFCDDITYDALGNMICKKAGKGKKIMVAAHTDEIGLMVTHIEDEGFLRFTTIGGVFVEQTIGRRVIFKNGVQGVIGVEHLEDKKEIKTEKLYIDIGAKNKEEAQKYVNIGDSAAFAGEFIESGDRLISKAFDDRIGCYVAIEVLKNLKTKNEVYFVFTVQEEVGTRGAAAAAYNIHPDFAVAVDVTSTGDTPKAKKMAVSLGKGAAIKVMDRSIIVSPSVREMMIEIAQKHNIPYQLEILEFGGTDAGPIHLTKGGIPAGVISIPTRYVHSVSEMVDKNDVEASIELLKKVLEK from the coding sequence ATGAGTTTAAATATAGAATTGATAAAAAAACTTACACAAACTTATGGACCCTCAGGAAATGAGGATAAAGTGCTTGAAATTATAAAAGCGGAAGTAAAGGATTTTTGTGATGATATAACTTATGACGCTTTGGGAAATATGATATGCAAAAAAGCTGGAAAAGGAAAAAAGATAATGGTAGCTGCTCATACGGATGAAATAGGGCTTATGGTTACACACATAGAAGATGAGGGTTTCTTAAGGTTTACTACTATAGGGGGAGTTTTTGTAGAGCAGACAATAGGAAGAAGAGTAATTTTTAAAAATGGAGTGCAAGGAGTTATAGGAGTAGAGCATTTAGAGGATAAAAAAGAGATAAAGACTGAAAAGTTGTATATAGACATTGGAGCGAAAAATAAAGAAGAGGCTCAAAAATATGTAAATATAGGTGATAGTGCCGCATTTGCCGGTGAGTTTATTGAATCAGGAGATAGGCTTATCTCAAAAGCATTTGATGATAGAATAGGCTGTTATGTGGCAATTGAGGTATTGAAAAATCTTAAGACAAAAAATGAGGTATATTTTGTTTTTACTGTTCAAGAAGAAGTTGGAACAAGAGGTGCAGCTGCAGCTGCCTATAACATACATCCAGATTTTGCTGTAGCAGTTGATGTTACATCAACTGGCGATACACCTAAAGCGAAAAAGATGGCAGTCTCTCTTGGTAAAGGGGCAGCTATAAAAGTGATGGACAGGTCAATAATAGTAAGCCCTTCTGTGAGGGAGATGATGATTGAAATAGCTCAAAAACACAACATCCCTTATCAGCTGGAAATACTTGAATTTGGTGGAACTGATGCAGGGCCTATACATTTGACAAAAGGCGGTATACCAGCTGGTGTCATATCAATTCCGACAAGGTACGTCCACAGCGTATCAGAAATGGTAGATAAAAATGACGTTGAGGCAAGCATTGAACTTTTGAAAAAAGTTCTTGAGAAATGA
- a CDS encoding M42 family metallopeptidase, which translates to MLLKELTEIMSASGDEKEIREKIKSIVEPYVDNVYVDKMGNLITCKKGKKDKPKIMLAAHMDEVGLMVKSVNEDGTLSFSPVGGVDNRILVSKTVKVGEKKINGVIGAKPIHLQKREEQQRPLDYDSLYIDIGATSKEEALKHVSLGDYIYFDSNFEILGNDYVKAKALDDRIGCNVLIEVLKNEYEYPICVAFTVQEEVGLRGAGVAAYNVEPDFAIVVEGTVAADVSDSVPHLVSTELGKGPAISLMDRTALYDKKVIDKIVKIAEENKVPYQFRRIASGGNDAGKIHLTKGGIKTIAVSVPCRYIHSFNSVAFLEDFNNTVKLVDLIIKNIEKEALI; encoded by the coding sequence ATGTTATTAAAAGAATTGACAGAAATAATGAGTGCTTCAGGGGATGAAAAGGAGATAAGGGAGAAGATAAAAAGCATTGTTGAACCTTATGTAGATAATGTTTATGTAGATAAAATGGGGAATTTGATAACTTGTAAAAAAGGGAAAAAAGACAAACCTAAAATAATGTTAGCTGCTCATATGGACGAAGTAGGATTGATGGTAAAATCAGTAAATGAAGATGGAACATTGAGCTTTTCACCAGTTGGCGGAGTAGACAACCGCATACTTGTTTCTAAAACAGTAAAAGTAGGTGAAAAGAAGATAAACGGCGTTATTGGTGCAAAGCCAATACACCTTCAAAAAAGAGAAGAGCAGCAAAGACCACTTGATTATGATTCTCTTTACATAGACATAGGAGCGACTTCTAAGGAAGAAGCTTTAAAACACGTTTCTCTAGGAGACTATATTTATTTTGATTCAAATTTTGAAATATTGGGAAACGACTATGTTAAAGCGAAGGCTTTGGATGACAGGATAGGATGCAATGTTTTGATAGAAGTTTTAAAAAATGAGTATGAATATCCTATTTGTGTAGCTTTCACTGTGCAAGAAGAGGTTGGCTTAAGGGGAGCTGGTGTTGCAGCTTATAATGTAGAGCCTGACTTTGCTATAGTTGTAGAAGGCACTGTTGCAGCAGATGTTTCCGATTCAGTACCCCATTTAGTTTCTACTGAACTGGGGAAAGGGCCTGCAATTTCATTAATGGACAGGACCGCTCTTTACGATAAAAAGGTGATTGACAAGATTGTAAAAATAGCAGAAGAGAATAAAGTGCCTTATCAGTTTAGGAGGATAGCCAGTGGTGGGAATGACGCAGGTAAAATTCACCTTACAAAAGGTGGCATAAAAACAATTGCTGTATCAGTCCCATGTAGGTATATTCATTCTTTTAATTCTGTAGCCTTTTTAGAAGATTTTAATAACACAGTTAAATTGGTTGATTTGATAATCAAAAATATTGAAAAGGAGGCTTTAATATGA
- a CDS encoding M42 family metallopeptidase — protein MDYKNLLKKLCESHGVSGHERGIYDLVKEEFAQISDEVTEDKFGNLFFLKKGTKGKYKVMLAAHLDEIGLIVKDIDDKGFIKFTTVGGIDQRTLPSQEVIVHGKKDILGVIGSKPPHLLSLGDMEKAIKIEDMYIDVGMSKKEVEELVKIGDVITIKREFRELLNDYVSGKALDDRAGIAVMAVCLEELNKLYHYHDVYAVATLQEEVGVRGAITSAYNVEPDIAIAIDVTHGKARGLSIEIELGKGPAIGKGPNMHPAVYKGLVEAAKSYNINYQVEPLPGPSGTDAWAIQISKDGVPTGLVSIPLRYMHTSVETANMKDIINSGKLLAYYIANLPEELEGHLCY, from the coding sequence ATGGATTATAAGAATTTGCTGAAGAAATTATGCGAAAGCCATGGAGTTTCTGGACATGAAAGAGGTATCTATGACTTAGTAAAAGAAGAGTTTGCTCAAATTTCCGATGAAGTCACTGAAGATAAATTTGGCAATTTATTTTTTTTAAAAAAGGGCACAAAAGGTAAGTATAAAGTAATGCTGGCAGCTCATTTAGATGAAATAGGTCTTATAGTAAAGGATATAGACGATAAAGGATTTATCAAGTTTACCACTGTAGGGGGTATAGACCAAAGGACTCTTCCTTCTCAAGAGGTAATAGTTCACGGAAAGAAGGATATATTGGGAGTTATAGGAAGCAAGCCACCGCATCTTTTATCCTTAGGGGATATGGAAAAAGCCATAAAGATTGAGGATATGTACATAGATGTAGGAATGAGCAAAAAAGAAGTAGAGGAATTAGTTAAAATTGGAGATGTAATAACTATAAAAAGAGAGTTTAGAGAGCTTTTAAATGATTATGTTTCAGGTAAAGCTTTGGATGACAGGGCAGGTATTGCTGTAATGGCAGTATGCCTTGAGGAGCTTAATAAACTTTATCATTATCACGATGTATACGCAGTGGCAACACTGCAGGAAGAAGTAGGGGTAAGAGGAGCTATAACTTCTGCTTACAATGTGGAGCCAGACATTGCTATTGCTATTGATGTTACACATGGTAAAGCTCGGGGACTTAGTATAGAGATAGAGCTGGGTAAAGGACCTGCAATTGGAAAAGGACCTAATATGCATCCGGCAGTATACAAAGGGCTTGTAGAAGCTGCCAAAAGTTATAACATAAATTATCAAGTGGAGCCTTTGCCGGGGCCTTCTGGAACGGATGCATGGGCGATACAAATCTCAAAAGATGGGGTTCCAACTGGGCTTGTATCAATACCTTTAAGATACATGCATACTTCAGTAGAAACAGCAAATATGAAAGATATAATAAATAGCGGCAAGCTTTTAGCTTATTACATTGCTAATCTTCCAGAGGAATTGGAGGGACATTTATGTTATTAA
- a CDS encoding SdpI family protein: protein MYENYDVKQEMKKDWWLIGIILLIWIFTFVVFGRLPDKIPMHWNISGQVDSFGPKQDVFILPSIITGVYFLMVFVPLIDPKKANYGKFAGAYRVIRAVLIIILSAVYLAATFSALGYKVNIDRLGNAIIPVMLIVFGSYMGKIQHNYFVGIRTPWTLADEEVWNKTHQMGGKVWLIAGIVGVFALLFTGTWVGILMFVLLVAAVIVPVVYSYVIFRNK from the coding sequence ATGTATGAAAATTATGATGTAAAACAGGAAATGAAAAAAGATTGGTGGTTAATTGGAATTATACTATTGATATGGATTTTTACCTTTGTTGTTTTTGGGCGTTTGCCGGATAAAATTCCAATGCATTGGAATATTTCTGGCCAAGTAGATAGTTTTGGACCAAAGCAGGATGTGTTTATTTTACCTTCAATCATTACCGGAGTATATTTTTTGATGGTATTTGTTCCTCTGATTGACCCTAAAAAAGCTAATTATGGTAAGTTTGCCGGGGCATATAGGGTGATAAGGGCTGTTTTAATAATTATTTTATCTGCAGTGTACCTTGCCGCTACCTTTTCTGCATTGGGATATAAGGTGAACATAGATAGGCTTGGGAATGCTATTATTCCTGTGATGTTGATTGTGTTTGGAAGCTATATGGGTAAAATTCAACACAATTATTTTGTTGGCATAAGGACGCCCTGGACTCTGGCGGATGAAGAGGTGTGGAATAAGACACACCAGATGGGCGGAAAAGTATGGCTTATTGCAGGTATTGTCGGAGTATTTGCTTTATTATTCACCGGCACATGGGTGGGTATTTTGATGTTTGTTCTTCTTGTTGCTGCCGTTATAGTGCCAGTTGTGTATTCTTATGTGATTTTTAGGAATAAATAA
- a CDS encoding AEC family transporter encodes MQTFLSSVQGVLTIVFMLALGYYLAKAGWFDSSISDLFAKLVVNISLPLSMIVNITSTFSKKQLERPGRGLLIPFLSILLSYLIAYILAEIFKVKRGRKGVFTAIFSLSNSIFVGLPMSQALFGEIATPYTLLYYMANTTIWWTLGVYGIVRDTKGKDQKILTLDTLKRIFNPPLIGFIIGVILVFANIKLPKLIFDSFKMIGGLTTPLSIFYVGITIYEMSFDKFKLDKDALMVFIGRFLVTPALVWILDLFIPIPQLMRDVFIIMSAMPVMVNSAIIARVYGADYEFATSMITYTTIFSVIIMPFLMVLIKTI; translated from the coding sequence ATGCAGACTTTTTTATCATCGGTTCAAGGAGTACTTACAATTGTATTCATGTTAGCTCTTGGCTATTATCTTGCAAAAGCAGGATGGTTTGATAGTTCAATATCAGATTTATTTGCTAAACTTGTCGTCAATATCTCTTTGCCACTTTCTATGATAGTAAACATAACATCAACTTTCTCAAAAAAGCAATTAGAGCGCCCAGGAAGAGGACTTTTGATACCTTTTTTGTCAATACTTTTATCCTACTTGATTGCATATATACTGGCTGAAATTTTTAAAGTCAAAAGAGGAAGAAAGGGAGTATTTACAGCAATATTTTCACTATCAAATTCAATATTTGTGGGGCTTCCAATGTCTCAAGCTCTTTTTGGGGAAATTGCGACACCTTATACTCTTTTGTACTACATGGCAAATACTACAATTTGGTGGACTTTGGGTGTGTATGGCATTGTTCGTGACACAAAAGGCAAAGATCAAAAAATATTAACTTTAGATACGTTAAAAAGAATATTTAATCCCCCTCTTATTGGTTTTATCATAGGTGTAATCTTGGTTTTTGCCAATATTAAACTTCCAAAACTTATTTTTGACAGCTTCAAAATGATAGGAGGACTTACAACACCCCTTTCAATATTTTATGTTGGTATAACTATTTACGAAATGAGTTTTGATAAATTTAAGCTTGATAAAGATGCTTTAATGGTTTTTATCGGGAGATTTTTGGTGACTCCTGCCTTAGTATGGATATTAGATTTATTTATACCAATTCCTCAGCTTATGAGAGATGTCTTTATAATAATGTCTGCAATGCCTGTCATGGTAAACTCAGCAATAATAGCAAGGGTTTATGGTGCAGATTACGAATTTGCGACAAGCATGATCACGTACACAACAATATTTAGTGTCATTATAATGCCATTTTTAATGGTTTTGATAAAAACTATATAA
- a CDS encoding rhomboid family intramembrane serine protease: MFPIRDNIPSRRPPVITLLLIIINSLIFFTLSSASYSTFAGFVYKYGLIPAKITKLVISGVPFSSSDLYPFITSMFLHGNTLHLISNMWILWLFGDNVEDRMGHIRFLIFYLLSGVIAGVFHLVFNPLSQVPVVGASGAIAGIMGAYFVLFPSARIITLVPSFFLVPVFLPIPAVVYLFLWFLTQLYSGTVYSVIGGTTVGGIAWWAHIGGFISGVLLNRFFLRDRH, from the coding sequence ATGTTTCCAATCAGGGATAATATACCGAGCAGACGACCACCCGTTATTACGCTCCTGCTCATAATAATAAATTCGCTCATATTTTTCACTCTTTCAAGTGCTTCATACAGCACTTTTGCCGGGTTTGTTTACAAATACGGGCTTATACCGGCAAAAATTACAAAACTGGTTATATCCGGTGTACCGTTTTCCAGCAGCGACTTATACCCTTTTATCACCAGTATGTTTCTTCACGGTAACACACTTCACCTAATTAGCAACATGTGGATACTCTGGCTGTTCGGAGATAATGTTGAAGATAGGATGGGCCATATAAGGTTCCTCATTTTCTACCTCCTTAGTGGGGTAATCGCAGGTGTATTTCACCTGGTTTTTAATCCCCTCTCACAAGTACCGGTGGTAGGGGCTTCTGGAGCTATTGCAGGCATTATGGGTGCATATTTTGTATTATTCCCGTCGGCAAGGATAATTACGCTGGTACCAAGCTTTTTCCTGGTTCCAGTCTTCCTTCCGATACCCGCCGTGGTCTACCTCTTCCTATGGTTCCTGACCCAGCTCTATTCCGGCACGGTCTACTCTGTCATTGGTGGTACAACGGTTGGTGGAATAGCCTGGTGGGCGCATATAGGAGGATTTATCAGTGGTGTGTTGTTAAATAGGTTCTTCCTTAGAGATAGGCATTAA
- a CDS encoding ATP-binding cassette domain-containing protein → MGQKQRVAITVSLLHEPELLILDEPSNGLDIESRVLLTNAIKSLREEMKITVLLASHDVDFLRKTVDRFIIINNGNIVDEFANINITAEDIENKYKIHANLKGA, encoded by the coding sequence ATGGGTCAAAAACAAAGAGTAGCAATAACTGTTTCTTTACTTCACGAACCGGAACTTTTAATTTTGGATGAACCTTCCAATGGATTAGATATAGAGTCACGTGTCTTACTGACCAATGCTATTAAATCCTTAAGAGAGGAGATGAAGATAACAGTATTACTTGCTTCTCATGATGTAGATTTTTTGAGAAAGACAGTTGACAGATTTATAATAATAAACAATGGGAACATCGTTGATGAATTCGCAAATATCAATATTACAGCAGAAGACATAGAAAATAAATATAAAATACATGCAAATTTAAAGGGGGCTTAA
- a CDS encoding nucleotidyltransferase domain-containing protein has product MLSGSATEYQNKNSDIDFAVLYNKNVSLEEELTLEVKISEIFKKR; this is encoded by the coding sequence ATGTTATCTGGTAGTGCCACGGAATATCAAAACAAAAACAGCGATATTGATTTTGCAGTTTTATACAATAAAAATGTCTCATTGGAGGAAGAACTTACATTAGAAGTTAAAATAAGTGAAATATTCAAAAAGAGATGA